gacgatttatttaaaaaaaaatttttttttacaaatatatatatatatttatatatcatacacacacacacatttttgtaataatgacaattgcaacaatactcaatgaacacttttattttaacttaatataatacataaatacacacgcacacagctctgaagtgacaatgatactgaagagtctgcttaggagacaaatactctcaactgtttgaataaaaatagagtttaagttacctgtgatgaatgttgaaaacaaaaacttgaatttctatatgcaggaaatcctattttaataatgggcatggtaagatttgacaaccaaagtgcgagtcataattcccatgacacctagcaaaatctgaaaagcggttccttcatttattccataggatatttttagattcacaatcctaccaatcctcgacttcggtgatgtcatttacaaaatagcctccaaaaccctactcaataaattggatgcagtctatcacagtgccatccgttttgtcaccaaagccccatatactacccaccactgcgacctgtacgctctcgttggctggccctcgcttcacactcgtcgccaaacccactggctccaggtcatctacaagaccctgctaggtaaagtccccccttatctcagctcgctggtcaccatagcaacgcccacccgtagcacgcgctccagcaggtatatctctctgatcacccccaaaaccaattcttcctttggccgcctctccttccagttctctgctgccaatgactggaacgaactacaaaaatctctgaaactggaaacacttatctccctcactagctttaagcaccagctgtcagagcagctcatagattactgaacctgtacatagcccatctataatttagcccaaacaactacctctttacctactgtatttatttattttgctcctttgcaccccattatttctatctctactttgcaccttcttccactgcaaaccaaccattccagtgttattttttacttgctatattgtatttacttcgccaccatggcctttttatatttttatttatttataaatatattttgtttgccttcacctcccttatctcacctcacttgctcatattgtatatagacttatttttcactgtattattgactgtatgtttgttttattccatgtgtaactatgtgttgttgtatgtgtcgaactgctttgctttatcttggccaggtcgcaattgtaaatgagaacgtgttctcaatttgcctacctggttaaataaaggtgaaataaataaataaaaaacttaaaataaggtctgtgtttcgtgtaggcttacatcaccgtggcaattttataactgtgtagatgtccataggacaaggtaactctgatcaatattggctaaatataagcgaagataaaaaaaaaaattgtagagtggatttatgaagatatgttgacaaacgttaccttatcctagtgagatttacactggtatcaaaacgtcgaggcggtttaagcctgcacgaaacacagaccttatttgaagtagatcaagacattctctatggaagacatgaacggtaaaataatgaaggaacccctttcaCATTCAGcgagttattacaggaattataacgcgtcaactatttctctctaaaccatatacctttgactaatccggaaactatcacctcgaaaacaaaacgtttattccgttccgtattttatctaacgggtggcatccatgagtctaaatattcctgtcaCATTGCACAACcgtcaatgttgtcataattacgtaaagttctggcaaattagttcgcaaagagccaggcggcccaaactgttgcatataacctggctgcgtgcaatgaacgcaagagaaattacacaatttcacctggttaatattgcctgctaacctggatttctttttagctaaatatgtaggtttaaaaatatatacttgtgtattgattttaagaaaggcattgatgtttatggttaagtacacattggagcaatgacagtcattgattgattgttttttataagataagtttaatgctagctagcaacttaccttagcttactgcattcgctaacaggcaggctcctcgtggagtgcaatgtaatcaatgcaagattggatcccccgagctgacaaggttaaaaatctgtcgttctgcctcgtttagggccgtcattgaaaataagaatgtgttcttaactgacttgcctagttaaataaagattaaataaaggtgtaaaaaaaaaaaaaaaaaaaaaaaatgtgccaaATCGGtgcccaaaaatacagatttccgattgttatgaaaacttgaaatcggccattccgattaatcgatcgacctctgtagtgccttgcggtcggaggccgagcagttgccataccaggcagtgatgcaaccagtcaggatgctctcgatggtgcagctgtagaaccttttgaggatctgatgacccatgccaaatcttttcagtctcctgagggggaataggttttgtcgtgcccccGTCACGActctcttggtgtgcttggaccatgttagtttgttggtgatgtggacaccaaggaacttgaagctctcaacctgctctgcTACAGCcacgttgatgagaatgggggcgtgctcagtcctctttttcctgtagtccacaatcatctccattgtcttgatcacgttgagggagaggttgttgtcctggaaccatacggacaggtctctgacctcctccctataggctgtctcgtcgttgtcagtgatcaggcctaccactgttgtgtcattcaATGACACAACAAACttaaatggtgttggagtcgtgtctggccgtgcagtcatgtgtgaacaggaagtacaggaggtgactgagcacgcacgcctgaggggcccctgtgttgagaattaacttggcggatgtgttgttacctacccttaccacctgggggcggcccgtcaggaagtccagaatccagttgcagagggacgtgtttagtcccagggtccttagcttattgatgagcttcgagggcactgtggtgttgaacactgagctgtagtcaatgaatagcattctcacataggtgttccttttgtccaggtgggaaaggacagtgtagagtgcaatagagatggcatcatctgtagatctgttagggcggtatgcaaattggagtgggtctagggtttctgggataatgatgttaatgtgagccatgaccagcctttcaaagcactttatggctacagatgtgagtgctacgagtcggtagtcatttaggcaggttactttagtgttattgggcacagggactatggtggtctgcttaaaacatattGGTATtgcggacagggagaggttgaaaatgtcagtgaagacacttgccagtttgtcaacgcatgcttgcagtacacgtcctggtaattcgtctggcaCTGCGGCctggtgaatgttgacctgttttaaggtcttacccacattggctgcggagagcgtgatcacacagtcttccgaaacagctggtgctctcatgcatgtttcagtgtctgttgcatcgaagcgagcatagaaatagtttagctcgtctggtaggctcgtgtcactgggcagctctcggctgtgctaccctttgtagtctgtaatggtttgcaagccctgccacatctgatcagcgtcagagccggtgtagtacgattcaatcttagtcctgtattgatgctttgcctgtttgatggtttgtcggagggcatagcgggatttcttataagcgtccagcaGCTCTAGCGTtcagctcagtgcagatgttgcctgtaatccatggcgtttggttggggtatgtacgtacagttacTGTgaggacgacatcatcgatgcacttattgatgaagccagtgactgatgtaatGTACTCCCCAATGCCATCAGAGGAATCCTGGaacattccagtctgtgctagcaaaacagtcctgtagcttagcatctgcttcatctgaccacttttttaattgattgagtcactggtgcttcctgctttaatttttgcttgtaagcaggaatcaggaggatagaattatggtcagatttgccaaatggaaggcgAGGGTGAGCTTTGTATACGTCTCTGTGTGAAGTAAagatggtccagagttttttccctctggttgcacatttaaaatgctgatagaaatttggtaggacagatttaagtttccctgcattaaagtccccggctactaggagcgccgtctctgggtgagcgttttcctggttgcttatggcagaatacagctcattcagtgctgtcttagtgccagcatcaatCTGTGGTGGTAAGTAGAcatctacgaaaaatacagatgaaaactctctaggtagatagagtatctcatgataagctgtagaccacactaactcaggcgagcaaaaccttgagactttctTAGATATCGTGCAGCAGCTGTTCTttcctgccgatacagcgtataaccagccagctgaatgttgataatgtcgtcgttcagccacgactccgtgaagcataagatattacagttttgaatgtcccgttggtaatttaatcttccgcgtaggtcatcgaatttattttccaaagattgctgtgtgctagcagaatggaagaaagtggaggtttattcgatcgcctatgaattctcagaaggcagcccactCTATGGCCCCTTTTTCTCTACCTTCTCTttacgcaaatgacggggatctgggcctgttcccgggaaagcggTATATCATTCATGTCGGACTTGTTAAaggaaaaaaggattctgccagtccgtggtgagtaatcgcaagtctgatgtccagaagctattttcggtcaaaagagacagtagcagcaacagtatgtacaaaataagttaataagttacaaacaacgcaaagaaacaaacaaaaaaacacaattggttaggaatACGTAAAACATCAGCCTtgttctccggcgccatctttaCATTGGAGTAGATGGTGTAGCCAAAGTCCTGGCTGATGAGGCACACACCGCCCGTTTGGACATTCTTGGCCCAGCCGCAGAAGGCATGTAGCCTTGTATGTTTATCCTGCTTGCATTTCCATATGGGATAATAAAGTTTACCTTGCTAAATTGTTTTTGTTTCTTCTCTCTCAGGTATCTGGGAATCACCCGGCCTCTCACATACCCAGCCAGGCAGAACGGCCAGCTGATGGCCAAGATGATCCTGGGGGTGTGGTTGGTGTCCGCCTCCATCACCCTGCCCCCCTTCTGTGGCTGGGCCAAGAATGTCCACACGGGCGGCGTGTGCCTCATCAGCCAGGACTTTGGCTACACCATCTACTCTACGGCTGTGGCCTTCTACATCCCCATGCTCGTCATGCTCTTTATGTACTACAAGATCTTCAGGGCCGCCCGCAAGAGCGGTCTCAAGCACCGCTTCACCGACTTTGCCCGGCGGGAGCGGCTGGAGACAGTGGCCAGTGAGGCGCTGAGGATGCAGGGCCTGAAGCCGCAAGGTGTGGCCGAGGAGTGTGCGGCGCTATCCCGTTTGCTGTCCCGCGAGCGCCGCAACATCTCCATCTTCAAAAGGGAGCAGAAGGCGGCCACCACGCTGGGGGTAATCGTCGGTGTGTTCTCTGTCTGCTGGCTGCCCTTCTTCATCCTGTCCACAGCTAGGCCCTTCATCTGCGGGGTGGAGTGCAGCTGCGTGCCCATCTGGCTGGAAAGGTTCCTCCTCTGGCTGGGTTATGCCAACTCCCTCATGAACCCCTTCATCTATGCCTTCTTTAACCGGGATCTGCGCTCCACCTACAAGGACCTGCTACGATGCCGCTACCGCAACATCAACCGACGCCTGTCCGCCGTGGGCGTGCATGAGGCCCTCAAGGTGTAGGAGTAAGAGGACAaggatgatgatgaggagagTTTGGGGCCCCAGAAGCGTCCAAGGAATTTTACATGCCGTCCTTATTGCAAAAACTACTGGGAAGTGCAGTTTCTGTGGTTGTATAATGGAGGCTTAGAGGGATGACCTGTGACCTGCCGGTAGTAttgtagatagagacagaggctGACTGTTACTTCCTCTCTAACCCACTGCAGAGGCACAGAGATAAGGCCATTActtaggtctgtgtctgtgtgactcaCTCAGTCATTCTATTTTGGAACCCAAAACCATGGACCGTATTTGACGGGCTATTTAAGTTGACACTGGCTTTGTGCATATGCTACAGTTCAGTCCTGACTTCATATTAATGTCAGGTGGATGGTGCATTGACTGGGGAAATGACATGCGGACCATGGCGATAATTCTGGGTCATTCAAAGCATGGGCTGCGAATAGATTTCTGCATGAGGATATTTGCCAAATTGATGCTTGGGCAAGTGGGTGCCAGTGGCTATTGACTTAAACCAGTGAAGGTCACGGAATTGGTATCTACATAACTGTTTCCAGTTCAACTTGTCTGTGGTACAGTAGGTGATGATGGTGAACAATTGAAAGTGGTCTGTATAGGTATATGTGAATTTATTATTTTGTGGAGGCAGTTAAGTATTTTCTGTTTACCAACAAAAACACTGCAGaacagaggggtatactacaaagcaggatcaatgagccTGAATATTCTGAAAATGTTGAACGTTTTCAGAAAGATTATCTTGAAATTGCCATTGTCTCATTGACTCAACAACTGAAAACACATACATGTATCTATGCTTAGCTTTCTTAATGAACCAGAAAATCATCTGTTATTTCTAgttgtttatcaaagttagctggctaactcattgaatCTGTTTTGTAGTATACACCTCAGAAGGCACCTTTGCGTTGTCATTTTATTTCCAGACATGCCTTTGACTGTCAGTTTCTCTATTCAATCATTGAATTGAATACATTAATCTCTGCTGGCCAACATCACTTAGCTATTAAAGAGTTAACTACAAAGTCAACCCAAGGGACACACACAGATCCAAGGGACACATACAGATCCAagggacacacacagacccaagggacacacacacacagacccaaggggtacacacacacagacccaaggggtacacacacacagacccaagagacacacacacacagacccaaggggtacacacacagacccaaggggggaacacacacacagacccaaggggggaacacacacacagacccaagggggggacacacacagacccaaggaacacacacacagacccaagggacacacacacagtacatggccaagatagTATATTACTTTCGAATATAAATTGTAATACAAATGAAAGAAAAATTGAAATACAAATGACCCAAggggggaacacacacacagacccaaggggggggggacacacacacagacccaagggggggggggggggggacgacacaGACCCAAggggggggacacacacacagacccagacccaaggggggggggacacacagacccaaggggaacacacacacagacccaaggggggaacacacacacagacccaagggggggggggggggggacacagacccaagggggggggacacacacacagacccaagggggggacacacacacagacccaagggggggggcacacacacagacccaaggggaacacacacacagacccaaggggggaacacacacacagtcccaaggggaacacacacacagtcccaagggggacacacacacagacccaaggaacacacacagacccaaggggaacacacacacagacccaaggaacacacacagacccaagggggacacacacagacccaagggggacacacacacacagacccaagggacacacacacagtacatggccaagatagTATATTACTTTCGAATATAAATTGTAATACAAATGAAAGCCAACAAACAAAAGTTAATCTTTCAAATGTTACCACAAAGCACCTGAGGGTAGCAAATATGACAAGCCTGTGATTTGAAGTGATTTAATGGGTaagagataaaagagagatgGTACAACAAGTAGGCCTAATGGTTAGCGCCTGAGAATGTACACTAACTAGAAACATCTTATCTCTGAGAAATGCCCATTTACAAAATCCACAGGAACCCTCACTATTTAAGATAACAAAACTCTTCATTTGGCATTCATTGTTCATTGAAGCGTGCATTGAAGCTTGCATCTGTCTAACATGCTATGCATTATCCATGGAGGAGCAGAATGTTGTGCATAGTAAatctgacatacagtacatatgtaggatcttaaaaccttttactgcagtggactAAAACAGGGTCACAccgagtgtttcttggtagtcttaaacaaatctactttgaaacaataTTATACACCTCACTCACattgttatgggcttaaaaaaagaagatacctgtaccatgtcagatatagataATGTGTTAAatttacactttatatacatcacagaagactgaaatataacaaaagctttgacatagaaacacacgtcgttaaaaaaaaaagatctttCTTAATTATGAAAactatgaataacattccacccatgaggcaactaggtcatttgactgcaggaaagggctactttgatcaccctgttgcatgagagctttcctgcaatgcaggacatttaaaacttgtagtgtatttgaggtttaaataTGCTTCTGGAGTTTGTAATTTCCAGACTTGGTTTCCCCTTATGAAAAATATATCAACccctaaaaaaatgtaattcattataatccacataataattcacatttcctgttgctggattattttcttgctgtagcaaactggctgaaatgaagatcctacatctgtagttcaGCAGCACAGTGGTTTAAACTACGTCACCCAAGCATACGTAAGCACATAAGTGTAAAACATGTAGAAGTGATCTTAAACTATGGAGCTCTATGGGGATGTTTTTgctgagttgagtttttacctcATACACAAACGGGTAGAGTAGGCTGCTCGAAACAGACTGATTTTCCCTACTGTTTTGATTGTGTTGTAACAAAAGATGATCAAACTATTCAACATGACCATTATGGAAAAGGCACTAATTATGCTGATGAGGTTCACCCAACAAGGAATAAGTCCACCCATTAACGTCTTCATCTCCAACAGCTGAAGCATCAGGTATTGCTACTTCTGCTGTCTCTACTTCATAGCAGGATGTGGTCAAAACTTCTAGGAACTCTGCCTCAACTTCAGTTGATCACAACAACTGCTCTGTTCTGTTGACATTCTCTGTATTGATCTGTGTAAAACGTAATCATTGAAGCAGCGTGTGCTTTCTCTACCTCGATTTTTGTAAAATACTTGTTCATTATTATTGCAAACAGATATCTATTCCTGGCTATATTTTGTCATATGATTCCATGTTATTTAAAGTGTCCAGTGTCGACGACGTTCATTGACATACCGTCTACAACTGCTTTGCCGACATTATTCTCACATTTACCTGGAGAAATGAAAGCATATTTATTTCATCACTTTGTAAATAAAGCAGCACTTGGTTTAAAATCTCAGTGGTTTCTTCCAGTATGCACATATATTCCCCAGTCACTCAGACATTCATATGGTCATGAACTATTTAATACCCACAGATGTTATATCTCTGCCAGCTGTTTCACACTTAAAACATGCCCTGTCATATTGCATTTTAAAACAAGACTGTCAAGAGGCCTTTAAAATGCTCCTTCATTGTTACATAAAAGATCTCCTCACCAAAGAGCAAAACCTAAATAATGCAAAATATATCAACAAAGCTGGCTAGATTTATAGACCTTCCATAGAGGGAATCAGGATGGACCTTAAGGCATtgtatactgtaggtctagtccTGAAACATTCATAGATTTTCAGATGAACTCAAAACAATCAAAAAAGATTTGCTTCTGAAACATGAGCGACTCTGGAGGAGTGAATGAGGACAGTGACCCAAAAACTCCTCATTATTCTCAACCTGCTCCCAGCTAAATATTTTATTCAGCATTCGTTTGGCAACTGTCTGCTTCATATCCCGAGAGTCATATGTAAGCGATAATCAACAAGGGGCTATgtgttctatggaaaataatgaacgacttgggaaagggggatacctagtcagttgtacaactgaatgcattccactgaaatgtgtcttctgcatttaatccAACACGCTAGTGGAGTCAATTCTAGGGAGAGAGAATGTTTTTGTAATGTTACTCGTAATGTTCCCCTAATGTTTGAGTGTTCAGTTTTCCATTAGTTATGGGAATATTATATCTATGTTAGCAAAAAAACCTTATGAGAACCTTTTGGCATGTTTTGGTGTTAAAGTTAAGAGAACATTCCCTTAATGTCAATCAgaacttacagtgccttcagaaagtattcacagcccttgactttttccacattttgttcaaatcaaatggtattgttcatatacacatgtttagcagatgttattgtgggtgtagatgaatgcttgtgtttctagctccaacagtgcagtaatatctcaactagcctacctggttaaataaaggtgaaataaaataaaataaaaatatctaacaattcacaacaatacacacaaaaccTAAAAGTAATAGAATGGAATTAagcaatatataaatattaggatgagcaatgtcagagtggcattgactaaaatacactagaatagaatacagtatatacatatgagatgagtaaagcaaaaatatgtaaacattattaaagtgattagtgttccattattaaagaggccagtgatttcaagtctatgtatataggacagcagcctctgtgcagggttacgtaaccgggtggaagctgcctagtgatggctatttaacagtctgatggccttaagatagaagctgtttttcagtctctcggtcccagctttgatgcatctgtactgaccttgtcttctggatgatagcggggtgaacaggcagtggctcgggtggttgttgtccttgacaggtgtaagtgtcctggagggcaggtagtttgccccaagtgatgcattgggcagactgTACCCTCACTTCCTCACTTTCggctgcaaacttgatgattgagttggcggCGTGCgtgaccacgcagtcatgggtgaacagggagtacaggagggggctgagca
This window of the Salvelinus fontinalis isolate EN_2023a chromosome 28, ASM2944872v1, whole genome shotgun sequence genome carries:
- the LOC129826510 gene encoding 5-hydroxytryptamine receptor 7-like — protein: MFNTSDVDHTFNKREDVSEVINGTLELVYNVTADPTVMWNDTCGETLLDFGSGEKIIIGVMLAIITAVTVMGNTLVVIAVCVVKKLRQPSNYLLVSLAVADLSVAVVVMPFVIVTDLTGGKWLFGEVFCNIFIGMDVMCCTASIMTLCVISVDRYLGITRPLTYPARQNGQLMAKMILGVWLVSASITLPPFCGWAKNVHTGGVCLISQDFGYTIYSTAVAFYIPMLVMLFMYYKIFRAARKSGLKHRFTDFARRERLETVASEALRMQGLKPQGVAEECAALSRLLSRERRNISIFKREQKAATTLGVIVGVFSVCWLPFFILSTARPFICGVECSCVPIWLERFLLWLGYANSLMNPFIYAFFNRDLRSTYKDLLRCRYRNINRRLSAVGVHEALKV